In the Triticum aestivum cultivar Chinese Spring chromosome 2B, IWGSC CS RefSeq v2.1, whole genome shotgun sequence genome, GTAGAGCAGTAGGAGCATCGCTAGAaaggcttttgcgcgtcgatcaattCAGACCCAAGCACCTAGCAAGTGAGGTTGTTCCCTGGGTCGACGTTGAACTGCTTGCAGTACTCCGTGTAGTAGCCCGCCCGCGCGCTCACCAAGTCTGGCCTCTTTCCGTCGCACTCCACGTCGCCGTTGATTTTCCTGGTCGTCTCGCCGAACCCCTGCGGCACGGCCTGGTGCACGTTGGTCATCCAGAACCAGAACGCCGCCTTGAACGTTAACGCCTGGTCCTGCGCCACCGTGTCCGGGCTGTTGAGCCCGTCGAACCCGGTGCTCTCCCCGGCCGCCCCGTAGTTGTAGTTCCACGACAGCTGCAGCGGCCCGCGCCCGTAGTACGCCTTCCCCGGGGTACACGGCCATTGCGTGTTCGTCTCGTCGCAGTAATCCTTGCTCGCCCCTCCGTTCTCCTCGATGGAGCACATGTCTGCACACAAGTTACATACAGCCAGCTTAATCATGGAGAGGTAAATTCCTCCAGTGTTGGTAGTAGTAGTTAGTTGGAGCTTGGAGGTGAACTTACGCCCAGTCTCGTGGATGAAGTGAGCGAAGAAGGCGGCTATCTCCCTCTTGCCGTCGTCGCTGGTGCTGCCTTTCCCGAAGTCGGGGTTCGCCTGGGCGCCGTCCAGGAAAAACTGGCGCGTGTAAAAGCTCTTGCCGGGGCACCCCTCGTCGGCTGCCTGGGACTTGATCCCGTCGAAGAACGCATCGGTGACGACGCTCTCCACGGGATCGCCgctcccgccgccgctcgccgtgcaCGGGCCCGACCGACAATCTTGTCCGCAGTACCTGTCATCGGTCCCGCAATAACCGTACTTGCTGCAGCACTCGTTCGGCTGGCAGCCGCAGTTCTGCGCCGCCACCAGTCCGGCGCCAGATAGGACTAGTGCTGCTAGCCCGAGAGCCAAGATCGCCATGGGGGACTTCGCCATGTCGAATCAAGGTTTGCTTGTTGAGGCCCTAGTAGCTGCTTGCTTACGAGGTGACTGTGCATGGCAAGGCGCGGTGGCAAGCGGTTTATATAGAATAATAGACACAGCAGGTTTGATCTTGTGGACGACTATGGCGTCAAGGTTGGACTAGATCAAACCAACCTTCGTTCACAGATTCACACGGCTTGTCGACTATCATGACTTTTCTTTGCAGGTGTCATGTTTCAAAGCTTAGTCTGATGCGTACCCTGCACGCCCGTGCACTTGCTGTCTCGCCGTACGAGAGTTCGGCAGGTTCAGACCAAATGCTCGTCGTGTTGATCGGGGAACATCTGTGCTAACTGCTCAGTAGTCATTTCTTCTCTCTGCGCGGCCAGGAGTGAGTTACGCATGCATATCCGGGTTCACGGAAGCTTCACAGAAAGCGCGAATTTATTGATACCCAGCAACACAGCAGAAAACAGCTTGATCGGTCTAGAAAGGAAGACTCTTCATGTTCAGTCCACTGTGGAAATGCTGGGTCATTCGACGGCTAAAGTAGGTGCCTGTTGCTGTCAAAGATTGCCAAGAGCAACTACAACCATAAATCGCAAAATCCGTCCCCGAACACGTTCGCGCACATTGACCGATCAACACACAAAAAATCGTTTCCACAATCAGATACCCCATTTACAAATAATCAAATCCATATGATCGCATGCAACTGCCAGCGACCGTCCTTGTTGTTCCGGCCATGTCCATGTCCGGCAGCCGGCTGCGCTCCTCGGAATGAAGGTGTGGTTGCCAGAAGaggtagagtagggcatgggacatGCACCGACGTGTCACAttccctactcttcctcgtcggatccCGGAGCCTGCACATCGTCGGTGACGTGAGATTGACTATGGATCCATCATGGTTGGAGGCCGACACGTCCGCCGCGACGGTTGCGGCGCCAAGGGGTCACCACCCACCCGTTGCGGCGCCAGAGAGGCGACTCTGCCTCGACGACGTCTGCCGTGAGGGCTGTCGCGGTCTCCCGCTCGCTGCCTCGCACGACGGGCACACCGCGCTATATTTTCATTAGACGTGAAGTGACTGGGCACCTCCGCCTAGGCGCGTCAACGAAGCGGTTGTGCATCTGCCATGACATTCGGACGCCAGACAGACCGCTCCGCCTCCGGCAAGGCAGCGGCGATGCACCTCGCACCGGATCCATACACCATATTGGGGACGCAATGGATTCTCACTGAATGGAGTCTGTCCCTGTTGGTCAGACTCCTCCCAAGGGCGGCGTAGCACAATGCAGGGTCGTGTGGGACGAGTTCCCAGTCAACAGATCGGGAGGTGCGGGACTTGAATCAGCTACTCGCCATGCCGGAGAAGGCCGGAGATCGCCAGAAAAGGGAGCTTGGGGTGGAGGGGAGTGGAGGGGGAATGGAGTGGAGCGAAATGTGTCTAGGGTTTCGTCCGAAGTGCGGATAGGGTtcaatatatgtggggtcgggtggcCACTGTCGGATTGATCCGAGGTGGTGGGTGCATCTAGGCGTCCCATATCCGTCCTAGATATGGGTTGGATATGTGAGTTGCCAGTTAGTCTGGGCGTTTGGGCCGGATTTGCCATGTTTCGTTTGGTGGCAATTTTGCGTCCGATGAGTGTTCGGGCAgccggctgatgacccacaagtgtaggggatctatcgtagtcctttcgataagtaagagtgtcgaacccaacgaggagcagaaggaaatgataagcggttttcagtaaggtttcctctgtaagcactgaaattgtaggtaatagatagttttgtgataaggtaaattgtaacgagtaacaagcaatgaaagcaATGAAAGCAATGtaacaaaggataagcctggacaatttcttataatgaggaaggagctcccgaggacacatgggaattattgtcaagctagttttcatcacgttcataagattcacgttcggtactttgataatttgatatgtgggtggaccggtgcttgggtactggccttacttggacaagcatcccacttatgattaacccctattgcaagcatccgcaactacaaaagaagtattaaggtaaatctaaccacagcattaaacatatggatccaaatcagcccataacgaagcaacgcataaactagggtttaagcttctgtcactctagcaactcatcatctacttattacttctcaatgccttcctctagtcccaaataatggtgaagtgtcatgtagtcaacgttcacataacaccactagaggaaaagacaacatacatctcatcaaaatatcgaaagaataccaaattcacatgactactaatagcaagacttcacccatgtccccagaaacaaacgtaactactcacaaagcatattcatgttcataatcaaaggagtaataatatgcattaaggatctgaacatatgatcttccaccaagtaaaccaattagcatcaactacaaggagtaatcaacactactagcaacccacatgtaccaatttgtggttttgatacaagattggatacaagagatgaactagggttttgagaggagatggtgctggtgaagatgttgatggagattgaccccctctcgatgagaggatcgttggtgatgatgatggtgatgatttccccctcccgaagggaagtgtccccggcagaacagctccgtcggagccctagattgattccgccaaggttccgcctcgtggcggtggagtttcgtccgtaAGCTTGCCCaagattttttccagggtaaaagccctcatataacagaagatggacaccggggggggcACCAGGGGACCCAGGAGataggggcacgcccagtaggggtgggcgccccccccaccctcctggccagggtgtgggccccctgatgtatttcttccgctcaataattcttattaattccaaaaacatgcttcgtggagtttcaggacttttggagcagtgcagaataggttttcaatgtttgctccttttccagccagaattccagctgtcggcattccccctcttcatggtaaaccttgtaaaataagggagaatagccataagtattaagatataatgtgtaataacatcccataatgcaacaaatattgatataaaagcatgatgcaaaatggacgtatcaactcccccaagcttagacctcgcttgtcctctagcggaagccgatatcgaaaaatatgtccacatgtttagagatagaggtgtcgataaaaataaaatatggacatgagggcatcatgatcattcttgtaatagcaacatatatagattttatcatatgatttcttatactcaagtaacaatcaattcacaatgtcaagtatggttcaaaaacttcattgagaactaacaaactataatctcagtcattgaagcaattgcaatttatcataacattagaaagagtcaacaatagagccttttcagcaagtccacatactcaactatcttgtagtcttctacaattgctaacactcacgcaatacttgtggttatggagtttcagctagacactgagaaagataggggcttattatgttgcctcccaacgtattcacctttaggtgatgtcaacaataatagcctatgctaacttacatccagttggatatatatatatatcatgatctttcaaacacgaggagtttgccaaaggataaaatgaaaaagggaaaggtgaagatcaccttgactcaagcataaagtaaaaaacataaagtaaaagataggcccttcgcagagggaagcagaggttgtcatgtgcatttagggttGAATGTAcggaatcttaatgcaaaagaacgtcactttatattgccccttgtatgtggacctttattatgtagtctgtcgcttttattgcttccacaacaagatcgtataaagcttattttctctacactaataagtcatacatatttagatagcaatttttattgcctgcaacatgacaacttacttgaaggatcttactcaatccataggtaggtatggtggactctcatggcaaaactgggtttaaggatgtttggaagcacaagtagtatctctacttggtgcaaggaatttggctagcatgaggggaaaaggcaagctcaacatgtttggtaggtcaataacaatatactttaactgagatgtgagaaaacataagccattacgttgtcttccttgtccaacgtcaactcttttagcatgtcatacttaatgagtgctcccaaataataaaagatgtctaagataatatatttatatgtgaacctctctttcaatatcacttcctattaattgcaacgatgaccaaaactacgtttatcaactctcaacaactttta is a window encoding:
- the LOC542839 gene encoding chitinase 5; translated protein: MAKSPMAILALGLAALVLSGAGLVAAQNCGCQPNECCSKYGYCGTDDRYCGQDCRSGPCTASGGGSGDPVESVVTDAFFDGIKSQAADEGCPGKSFYTRQFFLDGAQANPDFGKGSTSDDGKREIAAFFAHFIHETGHMCSIEENGGASKDYCDETNTQWPCTPGKAYYGRGPLQLSWNYNYGAAGESTGFDGLNSPDTVAQDQALTFKAAFWFWMTNVHQAVPQGFGETTRKINGDVECDGKRPDLVSARAGYYTEYCKQFNVDPGNNLTC